In bacterium, a single window of DNA contains:
- a CDS encoding sigma-70 family RNA polymerase sigma factor → MPATIPSPTTPSALPAAPDVLQSYLDDIYDTPVLETGTQKALFEGMEQAEADLRAALARIPATATALLERWNEKRARGLVTGSLSRFHRDGQTRDANGQIDAALTNVSKRVKALGRAKDDAALGRALDRLAQATLDAEIALPVLMQIQDELGTSRRRDLSRADRKVLREADDARAQLTDLKNRFIRHNLRLVIRSAKGFRNRGVPFLDLIQEGNLGLIRAVEKFDISRGYKFSTYAVWWIEQALIRAVAQHSRTVRVPSPVLDQQRALKRLEEARRAFSSEEPTVSELAERMGLAPEDAADLERSLASEISTHVPVAGTDDLWLEDTLEAPADEDLDADHDGAALRRTLAEVLPALDDRAREVIDARFGLSGEPAASLAQIGARLGVSRERVRQIERRALEQLREHPAAAALGAEFGWS, encoded by the coding sequence ATGCCCGCCACCATCCCGTCCCCGACGACCCCGAGCGCCCTCCCCGCCGCCCCGGATGTCCTCCAGAGCTATCTCGACGACATCTACGACACGCCGGTCCTGGAAACCGGGACTCAGAAGGCGCTCTTCGAGGGGATGGAGCAGGCCGAAGCCGACCTTCGTGCGGCGCTGGCCCGGATCCCCGCGACGGCCACCGCGCTCCTCGAGCGCTGGAACGAGAAGCGGGCCCGCGGCCTCGTGACGGGCTCCCTCTCCCGCTTCCATCGGGACGGTCAGACGCGGGACGCGAACGGGCAGATCGACGCGGCGCTCACGAACGTCAGCAAGCGCGTGAAGGCGCTCGGGCGTGCCAAGGACGACGCGGCGCTGGGCCGAGCCCTGGACCGACTCGCCCAGGCGACCCTCGACGCCGAAATCGCGCTCCCTGTCTTGATGCAGATCCAGGACGAGCTCGGCACGAGCCGACGCCGGGACCTCTCCCGCGCGGATCGCAAGGTGCTCCGCGAGGCGGACGATGCCCGCGCCCAGCTGACGGATCTCAAGAACCGCTTCATCCGCCACAACCTCCGCCTGGTCATCCGCTCGGCGAAGGGCTTCCGGAACCGCGGCGTGCCCTTCCTCGACCTGATCCAGGAGGGCAACCTCGGACTGATCCGCGCCGTGGAGAAGTTCGACATCTCGCGCGGGTACAAGTTCTCGACCTACGCCGTGTGGTGGATCGAGCAGGCGCTGATCCGCGCGGTCGCGCAGCACTCGCGGACCGTCCGCGTGCCGAGCCCGGTCCTCGACCAGCAGCGCGCGCTCAAGCGACTCGAGGAAGCCCGCCGCGCCTTCTCGAGCGAAGAGCCGACGGTTTCGGAGCTCGCCGAGCGAATGGGCCTCGCACCCGAGGACGCCGCCGATCTCGAACGAAGCCTCGCCAGCGAGATCTCGACCCACGTCCCGGTCGCGGGCACCGACGACCTCTGGCTCGAGGACACCCTCGAAGCACCGGCGGACGAGGACCTCGATGCGGACCACGACGGCGCGGCCCTGCGACGGACCCTCGCCGAAGTCCTGCCCGCCCTCGACGATCGCGCGCGCGAGGTGATCGACGCGCGCTTCGGTCTCTCGGGCGAGCCCGCGGCGTCCCTGGCGCAGATCGGCGCGCGACTCGGGGTGAGCCGGGAGCGGGTGCGGCAGATCGAGCGCCGCGCCCTCGAGCAGCTTCGAGAGCACCCGGCTGCCGCGGCCCTCGGTGCCGAATTCGGCTGGAGCTAG
- a CDS encoding MerR family transcriptional regulator: protein MSAESDSPTATYPMRVVTRMTGLSPERLRAWETRHRAVMPLRTDGGSRRYSETDVERLLLLRKATEAGHRIGDLATLELDSLRERFGDGEAVPAGRFDEMIAAVDALDAPKLRVLLEERARALDPVRFAFDEVLPLAFEIGQRWLEGLTSVAAEHRATNVLRSILVEAVENGPVDALGPRVVFAAPEGERHDLGVLAAAIAARSFGAQPLFVGADVPVDDLVEATKNARAEALALGFVVTPTEEVGPILRTVRRALPDGVALWIGGRGIVGCPPVAGVDRIEHNQRLEAFVLEARRSQDREGAR from the coding sequence GTGTCCGCCGAGAGTGACAGCCCGACCGCGACCTACCCCATGCGCGTGGTGACCCGGATGACCGGCCTCTCTCCCGAGCGTCTGCGCGCCTGGGAGACCCGCCATCGCGCCGTGATGCCCCTGCGGACCGACGGGGGAAGCCGCCGCTACAGCGAAACCGACGTCGAACGTCTCCTCCTCCTACGAAAGGCCACGGAAGCCGGTCACAGGATCGGCGATCTCGCGACGTTGGAGCTGGATTCCCTCCGGGAACGATTCGGCGATGGGGAGGCGGTTCCGGCCGGGCGATTCGACGAGATGATCGCTGCCGTCGACGCCCTGGATGCACCAAAGCTGCGAGTGCTCCTCGAGGAGCGCGCGCGCGCCCTCGACCCGGTGCGCTTCGCCTTCGACGAGGTGTTGCCGCTCGCCTTCGAGATCGGACAGCGCTGGCTCGAGGGCCTGACCTCGGTCGCCGCCGAGCATCGGGCCACCAACGTCCTGCGATCCATCCTGGTGGAGGCCGTCGAGAACGGGCCCGTCGACGCGCTCGGTCCGAGGGTCGTCTTCGCTGCGCCGGAGGGTGAGCGACACGATCTGGGCGTCCTGGCGGCGGCGATCGCAGCGCGCAGCTTCGGCGCCCAACCGCTCTTCGTCGGGGCAGACGTCCCCGTGGACGACCTCGTGGAGGCGACGAAGAACGCTCGAGCGGAGGCGCTCGCCCTCGGATTCGTCGTGACGCCGACCGAGGAGGTCGGGCCAATCCTGCGCACCGTGCGGCGCGCGCTGCCGGACGGGGTCGCACTCTGGATCGGCGGCCGCGGCATCGTCGGGTGTCCGCCCGTCGCCGGGGTCGACCGGATCGAACACAATCAGCGCCTCGAAGCGTTCGTCCTCGAGGCGCGCCGAAGCCAGGATCGGGAGGGTGCGCGATGA
- a CDS encoding NAD(P)-binding protein, translated as MTRVAVVGAGLAGLRAARRLHDAGAEIRVFDKARGSGGRMSTRRTDFGAFDHGAQYFTARDPRFRAQVETWVASGAAALWPGKVVRLAEGRVVAEEQAEPRFVGAPKMNAVVRDLLGEIDASFGVRIASLRRRENRWVLRCDAGFEYEGFDLVVVAVPPAQALPLIDASSNLGPAIAGVRMWPCHATMLSFEAPLPVAFDGAFVESESIAWVARNDSKAERGKASCWVVHSNAEWSERHVERESASVGAHLEEEFARALGVELPPVRYRGTHRWLYARPAHPLDGKTLFDAEAGLGVCGDWTRGDEVEDAFVSAEDLVDVILPAHGLG; from the coding sequence ATGACACGCGTCGCCGTCGTCGGTGCGGGACTCGCAGGACTGCGCGCAGCGCGCCGCCTCCACGATGCGGGCGCCGAGATCCGGGTCTTCGACAAGGCGAGAGGCTCCGGCGGTCGGATGTCGACGCGCCGCACGGACTTCGGTGCGTTCGACCATGGCGCGCAGTACTTCACCGCGCGTGATCCGCGCTTCCGTGCGCAGGTGGAGACCTGGGTCGCCTCGGGTGCGGCGGCGCTCTGGCCGGGGAAAGTGGTGCGGCTCGCCGAAGGGCGGGTCGTCGCCGAGGAGCAGGCCGAGCCCCGCTTCGTCGGTGCACCGAAGATGAACGCCGTCGTCCGGGACCTCCTGGGCGAGATCGATGCCTCCTTCGGGGTTCGGATCGCGTCGCTGCGCCGTCGCGAGAATCGTTGGGTGCTTCGCTGCGACGCGGGCTTCGAGTACGAGGGCTTCGATCTCGTGGTCGTCGCGGTCCCGCCCGCGCAGGCGCTTCCGCTGATCGACGCGTCGTCGAACCTGGGACCCGCGATCGCGGGCGTCCGGATGTGGCCGTGCCACGCGACGATGCTCTCCTTCGAGGCACCGCTTCCGGTGGCCTTCGACGGGGCTTTCGTCGAGAGCGAGTCGATCGCCTGGGTGGCCCGAAACGACTCGAAGGCGGAGCGCGGGAAGGCGTCCTGTTGGGTCGTCCATTCGAACGCCGAGTGGAGCGAGCGCCACGTCGAGCGGGAATCGGCGAGCGTCGGTGCGCACCTCGAGGAAGAGTTCGCCCGGGCGCTCGGGGTCGAGCTTCCGCCCGTTCGCTACCGCGGGACCCACCGTTGGCTCTACGCGCGGCCGGCGCATCCCCTCGACGGGAAGACGCTCTTCGACGCGGAGGCCGGGCTCGGCGTCTGCGGCGACTGGACGCGGGGCGACGAGGTCGAGGACGCCTTCGTATCGGCGGAGGACCTCGTCGACGTGATCCTGCCCGCTCACGGTCTCGGGTGA
- a CDS encoding DNA photolyase family protein, whose translation MRGLHWFRNDLRLRDHGALEALADRVEEWGALFVLDPVLLDAKLTRNRDRFMIDSVVSLRAALEKRGVSLATVKGDPETVVPRMAKRLGVQVVSFVEADTLRARWRDEAVRTALEADGREVLAIRDHTVFGPGEILTKKGGPHSIYSPYRRAWWAAWEAAPRWPAPRLRLPKRPIGVERRAVEDAISKLVEPTSPRVGPAVGEAAARRRLTQFLESRVGRYATDRDVPAVDGTARLSAYLRFGVISARRCFAAGLAHAEENPQDREGVEKWLDELVWREFYAAVLANRPEVTTRNFRPEYDGLQWQDDPEGFAAWCEGRTGYPIVDAGMRQLVATGWMHNRVRMIVASFLTKDLLIDWRRGARFFMDHLVDGDPASNSGGWQWAASTGTDPQPYFRIFNPTKQGERWDPEGRYVRQWIPELEGVDTRHVHAPWRAGTPPADYPAPIVAHDEARKRALDVYKAARASAS comes from the coding sequence ATGCGCGGGCTCCACTGGTTCCGCAACGATCTCCGGCTCCGAGACCATGGCGCGCTCGAAGCCCTGGCCGATCGCGTCGAAGAATGGGGCGCGCTCTTCGTTCTCGATCCGGTGCTGCTCGACGCGAAGCTGACGCGGAATCGCGACCGGTTCATGATCGACTCCGTCGTTTCGCTCCGCGCGGCGCTCGAGAAGCGCGGCGTCTCGCTCGCGACGGTGAAGGGCGACCCCGAGACGGTGGTGCCGCGGATGGCGAAGCGCCTCGGCGTGCAGGTCGTCAGCTTCGTCGAAGCGGATACGCTTCGCGCGCGTTGGCGGGACGAGGCGGTTCGGACTGCCCTCGAAGCCGACGGGCGGGAGGTTCTCGCGATCCGCGATCACACGGTCTTCGGTCCCGGGGAGATCCTGACGAAGAAGGGCGGCCCCCACTCGATCTACTCCCCCTACCGCCGTGCCTGGTGGGCCGCCTGGGAGGCCGCGCCGCGCTGGCCCGCGCCGCGACTCCGCCTTCCGAAGCGGCCGATCGGAGTCGAGCGTCGTGCCGTCGAGGACGCGATCTCGAAGCTCGTCGAGCCGACGTCGCCCCGCGTCGGTCCGGCGGTCGGTGAGGCCGCGGCCCGGCGCCGCCTGACACAGTTTCTGGAGAGCCGCGTCGGTCGCTATGCGACGGATCGGGACGTCCCGGCGGTGGATGGCACTGCGCGGCTCTCGGCCTATCTCCGTTTCGGCGTGATCTCGGCCCGGCGCTGCTTCGCCGCCGGCCTCGCCCACGCCGAAGAGAATCCCCAGGATCGGGAAGGCGTCGAGAAGTGGCTCGACGAGCTGGTCTGGCGGGAGTTCTACGCCGCGGTCCTGGCGAACCGGCCCGAGGTCACGACGCGGAACTTCCGACCGGAATACGACGGTCTCCAGTGGCAGGACGATCCCGAGGGCTTCGCGGCCTGGTGCGAGGGAAGAACCGGCTACCCGATCGTCGACGCGGGGATGCGCCAGCTCGTCGCGACCGGTTGGATGCACAACCGGGTGCGCATGATCGTCGCGAGCTTCCTGACGAAGGATCTGCTGATCGATTGGCGGCGGGGCGCGCGCTTCTTCATGGACCACCTGGTCGATGGGGACCCCGCGTCCAACAGCGGCGGTTGGCAGTGGGCCGCCTCGACGGGAACCGACCCCCAGCCCTATTTCCGGATCTTCAATCCGACGAAGCAGGGAGAGCGCTGGGACCCGGAGGGTCGCTACGTCCGCCAGTGGATCCCGGAGCTCGAAGGCGTCGACACGCGGCACGTGCACGCGCCCTGGCGCGCGGGGACGCCGCCCGCGGACTATCCGGCGCCGATCGTCGCCCATGACGAAGCGCGCAAGCGCGCTCTCGACGTCTACAAGGCGGCGCGTGCGAGCGCGAGCTAG
- a CDS encoding SRPBCC family protein has protein sequence MIYTLETDQTLPRPLDDVFPFFADAGNLEAITPPELRFTIETPRPIEMRVGALIEYRLTLYGVRFSWLTEISVWEPGVRFVDQQILGPFALWHHEHRFTAQGERSTRIQDTVHYALPLDPIGRIAHPLVRKQLDRIFDHRTAQVDVLLGEPD, from the coding sequence ATGATCTACACCCTGGAGACCGACCAGACCCTCCCGCGTCCCCTCGACGACGTCTTCCCGTTCTTCGCCGACGCGGGCAACCTCGAAGCGATCACGCCCCCCGAGCTCCGCTTCACGATCGAGACGCCACGGCCGATCGAGATGCGCGTGGGCGCGTTGATCGAGTATCGCCTGACCCTCTACGGCGTGCGATTCAGCTGGCTGACCGAGATCAGCGTCTGGGAGCCCGGCGTTCGCTTCGTCGACCAGCAGATCCTGGGACCCTTCGCCCTCTGGCACCACGAGCACCGCTTCACGGCGCAGGGCGAGCGCTCGACCCGGATCCAGGACACCGTCCACTATGCCCTCCCCCTCGATCCGATCGGGCGAATCGCGCACCCCCTCGTGCGCAAGCAGCTCGATCGCATCTTCGACCATCGGACGGCACAGGTCGACGTGCTCCTCGGCGAACCCGACTAG
- a CDS encoding DUF523 and DUF1722 domain-containing protein — protein sequence MSDDALPVWQRWHDENEPVRVGVSACLLGAEVRFDGGHKRDRYVTDVLGAHVEWRPVCPELEAGLGLPRPAITLVGGERGDRLIVSKDGSDVTDEMARYAGPRVAELLDEGLDGFVFKKDSPSCGVFRGKVRPAQKGQAVRTGIGHFSRVVVDTCPELPVEEEGRLNDARLREGFIEALFSHNRWRILVKRGLSRRDLVAFHEAHKMLLLAHDEARYRTLGRIVGSFGRVPDEEVYRDYEATFLAAIRRPASVGRHVNVLEHLFGHLKHALSPGDKKEIGVAIQDYRSGRVPLVVPVTLLRFLVASHDADYVGGQLYLEPHPREMMLRNHV from the coding sequence GTGAGCGACGACGCGCTTCCCGTCTGGCAGCGATGGCACGACGAGAACGAGCCGGTGCGGGTCGGGGTGTCCGCCTGCCTGCTCGGCGCCGAGGTCCGCTTCGACGGCGGACACAAGCGGGACCGCTACGTGACCGACGTTCTCGGAGCGCACGTCGAGTGGCGTCCGGTCTGCCCCGAGCTCGAGGCGGGGCTCGGCCTGCCACGCCCGGCGATCACGCTCGTCGGCGGCGAGCGCGGAGATCGGCTGATCGTCAGCAAGGACGGCTCGGACGTGACCGACGAGATGGCCCGGTACGCGGGTCCTCGGGTCGCGGAGCTCCTCGACGAAGGTCTCGACGGGTTCGTCTTCAAGAAGGACTCCCCGTCTTGCGGCGTGTTCCGGGGCAAGGTTCGGCCTGCGCAGAAGGGGCAGGCCGTCCGAACGGGGATCGGGCACTTCTCCCGGGTCGTCGTCGACACCTGCCCGGAGCTTCCCGTCGAAGAAGAAGGGCGGCTCAATGATGCCCGCCTGCGCGAAGGGTTCATCGAGGCGCTCTTCAGTCACAATCGCTGGCGGATCCTGGTGAAGCGCGGCCTCAGCCGACGAGACCTCGTGGCCTTTCACGAGGCGCACAAGATGCTGCTGCTCGCGCACGACGAGGCGCGCTATCGGACCCTCGGTCGAATCGTGGGGAGCTTCGGGCGGGTGCCGGACGAAGAGGTCTACCGCGACTACGAAGCGACCTTCCTCGCGGCGATTCGGCGGCCCGCCTCGGTCGGCCGGCACGTGAACGTGCTCGAACATCTGTTCGGTCACCTGAAGCATGCGCTCAGTCCCGGCGACAAGAAGGAGATCGGTGTCGCGATCCAGGACTATCGATCCGGGCGCGTTCCGCTGGTGGTCCCGGTCACCCTGCTCCGGTTCCTCGTCGCCTCGCACGACGCCGATTACGTCGGTGGGCAGCTCTACCTGGAGCCGCACCCGCGCGAGATGATGCTCCGCAATCACGTGTGA
- a CDS encoding wax ester/triacylglycerol synthase family O-acyltransferase, with translation MARYGFERLSAQDAGFLWAETPNQPMHVGALALFEIGPLQREDGGVDIDRYRDQAESRLHWIPRYRQKIEWTPFERWPVWVDDRNFDIAHHIRHIALPRPGTQAQLKEIAARINSRRLDRRHALWEVWVIEGVEGGEQFAILNKIHHCMIDGAAGADLSQVLMSPSPKVEDGPSIPYMPRPAPTRSELLGDALSETVRRPLSLARDWIAQATSSPAQRAATEMSSTTASDRFRAFSEMAGQVTSGASPTPINGELGPHRRLDWLTMPLDDVKELRRELGCTINDVVLATVTGALRRYLFRRRMDVRELDFRISAPVSTRRPEHDRIQGNHVSSWVVPLPLSVEDPIEQVEAIQETTEVLKSSNASLAVETIMDLAEWIPGPILERALPAISSSGPVNAIVTNVPGPQFPLYLAGARLLAMYPVVPLIPGGGLGVALFSYEGKLCWGFNGDFELVPDLGSLVDDIAASFEALRQATVDRYLGRRTAAPEAAARSESESVEAPVAEAAPEASDASDPSDASDVPEVEEAPSEVPKPIALVDGPEAGDVEGEGSDAEDSSIAAASEMEEVGISTAIGR, from the coding sequence ATGGCGAGATACGGGTTCGAACGACTCTCCGCGCAGGACGCGGGCTTCCTCTGGGCGGAGACGCCCAATCAACCGATGCACGTCGGGGCCCTCGCGCTCTTCGAGATCGGCCCGCTCCAGCGAGAGGACGGCGGCGTCGACATCGACCGCTACCGCGACCAGGCCGAATCGCGCCTCCACTGGATCCCCCGCTATCGGCAGAAGATCGAGTGGACCCCGTTCGAGCGGTGGCCCGTCTGGGTGGACGATCGGAACTTCGACATCGCGCACCACATCCGCCACATCGCGCTGCCCCGACCGGGCACCCAGGCGCAGCTCAAGGAGATCGCCGCGCGGATCAACTCGAGACGTCTCGACCGTCGACACGCCTTGTGGGAGGTCTGGGTCATCGAGGGCGTCGAGGGTGGTGAGCAGTTCGCGATCCTGAACAAGATCCACCACTGCATGATCGACGGGGCCGCAGGGGCGGACCTCTCGCAGGTTCTGATGTCGCCGTCGCCGAAGGTCGAAGACGGCCCGTCGATCCCGTACATGCCGCGGCCGGCGCCCACGCGCAGCGAGCTGCTGGGGGATGCGCTCTCCGAGACCGTGCGGCGACCGCTCTCTCTGGCGCGCGACTGGATCGCTCAGGCGACCAGCTCTCCGGCCCAGAGGGCGGCCACCGAGATGAGCAGCACGACCGCGTCGGATCGCTTCCGTGCCTTCTCGGAGATGGCGGGTCAGGTCACGTCGGGGGCATCGCCCACGCCGATCAACGGCGAGCTCGGGCCGCATCGCCGCCTCGACTGGCTGACGATGCCGCTCGACGACGTGAAGGAGCTGCGGCGGGAGCTCGGGTGCACGATCAACGACGTCGTGCTCGCGACCGTGACCGGGGCGCTTCGGCGCTACCTGTTCCGCCGCCGCATGGACGTGCGCGAGCTCGACTTCCGGATCTCGGCGCCGGTCAGCACACGGCGCCCCGAGCACGACCGGATCCAGGGCAATCACGTCTCGAGCTGGGTCGTCCCGCTTCCGCTCTCCGTCGAAGATCCGATCGAGCAGGTGGAGGCGATCCAGGAGACGACGGAAGTCCTGAAGTCGTCGAACGCTTCGCTCGCGGTCGAGACGATCATGGATCTCGCAGAGTGGATCCCCGGGCCGATCCTCGAGCGCGCCCTGCCGGCGATCTCGAGCTCCGGTCCGGTGAACGCGATCGTCACCAACGTGCCGGGGCCCCAGTTCCCGCTCTATCTGGCCGGGGCGAGGCTGCTCGCGATGTATCCCGTCGTCCCGCTGATTCCGGGTGGGGGGCTCGGCGTCGCGCTCTTCAGCTACGAAGGCAAGCTCTGTTGGGGATTCAACGGAGACTTCGAGCTGGTTCCGGATCTCGGCTCCCTGGTCGACGACATCGCGGCGTCCTTCGAGGCGCTTCGGCAGGCGACGGTCGACCGCTACCTGGGCCGACGGACCGCCGCGCCGGAAGCGGCGGCCCGCTCCGAGTCGGAGTCGGTCGAGGCGCCGGTGGCCGAGGCGGCGCCGGAGGCCTCCGACGCCTCCGACCCCTCCGACGCCTCCGATGTCCCCGAGGTCGAGGAGGCTCCGTCCGAGGTGCCCAAGCCGATTGCGCTCGTGGACGGGCCCGAGGCGGGTGACGTCGAAGGGGAGGGCTCCGACGCCGAGGATTCGTCGATCGCGGCGGCGTCCGAGATGGAGGAGGTCGGAATCTCGACGGCCATCGGTCGGTAG
- a CDS encoding DUF3237 domain-containing protein, translating into MSLPDPFEPLELVPLCSATLQVSQTSILENTPQGSLMIGEIASSTWEGDRFTAHQHGRTAADWLDVAPDGTACVDVRLTLQTTEGGLIFVEYTGRTNLETGYAYTCPRFRTGVPELAWLNHVQAVAKGYFDGEEMTVTYPQIFEVR; encoded by the coding sequence ATGAGCCTGCCCGACCCCTTCGAGCCCCTCGAGCTCGTCCCCCTTTGTTCCGCGACCCTGCAGGTCAGCCAGACCTCGATCCTCGAGAACACGCCGCAGGGCAGTCTCATGATCGGCGAGATCGCTTCGTCGACCTGGGAGGGGGACCGGTTCACGGCGCACCAACATGGCCGCACGGCGGCCGATTGGCTCGACGTGGCGCCCGACGGGACGGCCTGTGTCGACGTTCGCCTCACGCTGCAGACGACGGAGGGCGGCCTGATCTTCGTCGAGTACACGGGCCGGACGAATCTCGAGACGGGATACGCCTATACCTGCCCGCGCTTCAGGACCGGCGTGCCCGAGCTCGCCTGGCTCAACCACGTCCAGGCCGTGGCCAAGGGCTACTTCGACGGCGAGGAGATGACGGTGACCTATCCGCAGATCTTCGAG